The genomic segment TGGCATGTTAGGCAGAGGTgactgctgctgatgaagagGTGACGACTGAGGTCCTGGTTTGCCCTGTGGGACAGGTGTTGGGGGCTGGCTGGTGCGGCCATTATTGGGGAAGCCTTGGGCAATATTGGCATGGTTTGgtggctgctgttgttgttgttgttgcggcTGGTTGGGCATGGGCTGGGGCGTCTGGGGCGTATTAGGCTGCTGCATGGAGTTTGGGGTGTCGGGAGCTGCTGAGGTAGGTGGAGATGGCATGGGCATACCCCTTCCAGCCATGGTGGCCATTCTGCGGCGCATCATTTGAGCCTGCTGGAGCCTATGCTGCAGTTGCTGCTGACGGAGTTTGTGCTTGATGTTGAGACAGAAGGGAACAGGACACTTGTTCTCCTGACAGTGCTTGGCGTGATAACAACATAAAGCAATGAGCTGCTTGCAGACAGGACAGCCACCATTCGTCTTGCGCTTGCAGCCCTTGGTGTGTTGAACCACCCTCTTCATCTTCTGGCATGAAGGCAGAGAGCAGTTTGCATTGCGGCATTGACAGGCGTGGACCAGGGACTGGATGCAGCGCTGGATGCTGAGACGTCGGCTCTCCTGAGGGCTCTTGGAGGCTTCTCCACCCTGACCGTTGCTGTCGTCGTCTAAGCCCAAGCCCCACTTCACCATCTGATGCTCATGGCCCTTAATGCTGTAGCAGTTTATGCATAGGTCGTAGTCCTGATGGTGAGAAAAGACGACAACAATAATGTTAtgtaaaaaattaattaaaaactgaCAGACGTAGATTCTAAAACATTCTTTTACAATGCCATCATTTCCTACCTCGCAGACAGTGCAGTGCCAGCGAGTCTCCACATGGTGCTTGCATTCATTGCAAGTGTACACAAAGCGGTCCTGGCCCTGGTTATGCAGCTCCACCAACATGCACATAGTGCTCCATTTGCATCTTCTCAGAGAGCTGAACTCCCAGTGCTTGTCCCTGGCCAAAGTCAGAAAGGCATCACGGCCGTCCATAAGGTCACAGGTCAACAGAGGGTCGGGGTCCATTATGGGTGGCAGGGTGTTAACGGCCGGCCCGGCGTGGAGGTGGATAACAAAAAATACCTGGTCgtagaaagaagaggaaatgtgtCAGCTGATTGTGAGGACATACAGAGTGTACAGTCAACAAACTCTCAGTCCATCTTTACACAGGATTAAACCATTTGTTCTTCGTTCTAAAGCCAACTGGTTCTGTTTTGTGCTTGTGTACTAATGAGCCTAAATGTGCCAGGAAGGTGTACAgtaagagaaaaataatccattTGGTGCAAATTTATGCTACCCATGTCAAACTACCAGCTTTTCTTGGAAATGCAAAAACGTAGTTGCTGCGGTGTTGCTTAGGATGCCATTTTTGTTTCACGACAAATGGactgcaaaaaaaccctgttgTAGTTGGCAGGGTTGCCTACCTCCTTGTGTTTCTCCATCGTGGCGTAGAGTTTCTGGGACAGATCATTGGCTACATTCGGCATCCCAGGCTTTTTCTTATTGGCTCGGCTGATGctgctcttgtttttgttggttttcttgTTATTCTTCTTTTTGGCGTTCTTGGTGTCAGCCTGGGCTCCCTTGAAGTAGATAGACATGAACGTTCAGAAAAGCAGATGTTGCGCAACAGGCACGCTGAGGTTATGCAATTAAGTTAAGTGGTTATACAATAGCCTGAGTGGCTACTGAAAGCTTTTATATAATATGAATTTGAGGAGGATAAAAACCAGAGGTTGAGACAGCGGCCCAATCGCCAGGCTGTTGATTTGAACATTTCCTTGTTGTAAAACCCATTTCTGAACACCAATCCATCTAACTCACCTCTGGTATCTCAGAGGAGGCCgtgttctcctccttcttcctctcctcctcctcttgctccagCTCCTTGATGCTCTCTTCCAGTACATTGGGCCAAAAGTCACCCTCAAAGTAAGGCAACTCGTTGGCGCTGGTCAGCCTGTCTTCTGTCGCCTGTTTGAAAATATCCTGCACACGGACACATAAGACTCATCAGGTGACCGTGTGACAAAGTTTCTAATGAAGATGTTAGGATGTTGAATTTAAgctttttaattacattaaaaatgaaaaaaaggttttgtaaCCATGATTTTCCAACCAAACACAAGAGGGAGCCCCTCAAATTCTGCACATTAGTGAGCTAGACACAGTTTGgtgattaatatattttttattgtcattaagaGTCAAATATTTTGGTATGTTAGAacttataaaaaaatatcttaacatATACTTTCAAGACagaaatgacaaatgtcaaaataatgcCAACGTCTCTGTATGAAGAGCCTTGTCACAATATGATTatattaatatacagtaaacataGAATAAGTCAAATTTACCACAAGAACCTCTTTTATCATAATTTAGTAACACAAAATAGGGCATGGCATGTTTAAATcgtaataaataaataagatgtGATTATTTTACAAACCTTGTAATCATGTAAGATCCTCTCAGCGAAAGCCTTGTCCAGCATCTTTCTGTACCACTCCTGAAGCCTCTTGGGCTTGGGGATCTTCTGGTCAGCAGGGTGGCAGTGGAAAATGTAGTCATCTCCCTCACTGGGTGGGCAGGCCCAGATGTGACCCATCTGATACCTGACCGGGACACAAACTAATCAGTTAACACTTTACAGACAATATACATTATTCAATACATTAATATTAtcttaaaaaagggaaaatactGTGAAGTTACTCTTCACCCACCCCAGTTTCTTCACATACTCCAGGTAGCCTATTAAGATCTCATGGTACACTGCAGTCCTTAGCAAACGTGGTTTGAAAAAGTGAATACTGTCAAGGTATGATATGTAAACCCGTCTGAAAGGTAAATAAGGAGAATTTGATTAGaataatacaacaacaaaaactatgtagactaaaatgaaatgcatttatgAGCATTATTGGTTTCTGTAGTTTTACCTGGTATTTGGAAAGGGGCAGTCTGATCCGTACTCCTGGACGTGCATGCCGAAGAAACAAACGTCCACCCCGTCTATTTCCTCAAATGCAAAAAGTGCTTTGGTTCTGTAAGGGAAGGTCTCCACCATGTCTCCTGGGTCTACAAACCTGTGGAAACAGAGAAGCACAAAGTAAAGTTACGAACAAGGAATTTGTACAAGGAATTAGCAGCATATTTTAAGGTTAAATAGACAAGATTTTAAAGATTAACATTACAGCTATTTTCTATTTGAAAGATATTGAAGAATGGCGTCCTGAggatccttcaccaggagaaatgtctccaaaatATGTGTCCAACGGGAAATCGGGCTTAAAATCGTCTAGTGTGAACCTCGGCATAACTAAACATTTTTTGCAAATCAGGGGAGACACACTTAGCCAGTAAGTGAGAAACATACCTTGACTTCATGCCAGGCTTAATCTCCACATTTTTGTCAGAGCTGGCCACCACTCGCACGAACACCTCACCGGCCTCTGGGTGATTCTGCCTTTTCAAGTACTTATTCACTCTGTCCTCAATGTATGTCCCCAACCTTGTAGTCTGCAACCCtttacaagcacacacacacacacacacacacacgtaagaaTACATTTAAAGCTTACATAATTAAAGGAAATCAAGTCAAATGTTactgattttttattattacatgtaACTTACGTTTGGCTGAAaacttgttttcctttcttgtttTGTTAGACTTCTTCATACAGTTGTCACAGATAAAGCTAAAAGGTGAAAGATGAAAGTTATGTTATGGTCAAACATAGAGTGTGTATGCTTAAATGGCTGGACAGTTATCCAACAACCAGAACGAGACTTACCCCGATGGCCAAATGACGTCATAGTGCAGCACGCAGATCTGATGCATCTTTCGTCCACAGTCTTTACATTCAACAAACCTGCAAGtacaaacatttgcattttgctttgagattgcttttagcgatgaaaagtgctctataaatgacatttattattattattattttactgtgcgttcctacaaaaaaaactagCGAAGAAGCATCACAGTCACATTGAAGCAACATGCCACACAGTACTCACGGTTCAGAGTCcaaactgtcatttttcttcttttcaaactgCTCTTTTAATATCATGCTGCAAGAAAAAGACATAAAGAGACAACACGTTCATTTTGGCTCCATTTGAATGAAAAGTCTTACCAAAGAATAAGtccagagagaaaacagactgaTCATCTCGCATGATGGTCACAATGAGGAGCTCAGCCACCCAGGCTTGGTAAACTTACGTCTGTGGCTGTGCTGGGTCGTCTCCCAGGGTCACACTGTTGCCCTGGATCTCGTTGAAGCACTTCTCACAGAAGTGATACCTGTCGGCAATAAGGCCATATTTGGGTGAACTGCAGCcagcacagacagcagcagcacaggcaaACCGGCGCACAGGTGGAAGAATGCAGCGTGAACGAAGTACACGGCAACAACCAAGGACAGAGTATGGGCAATGGAAAAGACGGAAGGACACAGACACGCATACAagtacacatatacacacacatgcagaggtATATGTTAGTCACAGATGAAATGGTCATGATCCAAACACTCTCATTCAAACTGGAACAGAAATGGGGAAAACATGCTAAAATGATAAGTTGACGAGGGTGAATGAAtgtcaaaaacagacaaatgttaGACAACAACCCCTGATCTGCATGCGGGAATatgaaaacatcaaaacaaaaaaagaacaaaaatagtATACCATCAGCAACATGCATTACAAGCAGGCAAATGAATGATATGGTCATGCCAGGGGAGACAGGATGTGTTGTTACACAAATACAACTGTGTCAAGTCTTTCAGGGAAAGtgaccaaaatatttttttagatttaagaAAGGTGTATTTTGGCTCTAATATTTAAGGCAGTGGGAGACAATTTGGgtgatgaaatgataaaactTGGTTAAGAGCTTCTTCGACAATATGAGGAACCAATTCAATTTCTCATAATCAAAGGGGTTAATGCTGGAAGTCTAGTAACGAGGATCTGGAATAACTGAACGTTGTTGCATTGGAATGACATTGCAGCGCAATGGCAGTTTCTGTACAGCAGGGGGAGCTTTGGTGCTGGGTGTTGGGTACAACCCTTGTATGGGGACAAAACCAAACCATGCACATTCTGCTCGGCCACAACATACAACTGTCAGTGGTGTCAGTGACACCCCTGAAAAGGAAAGATCTTGTGAATCGCATCCTCACATCTGAGTGAGCATGCGagggtcaggtgtgtgtgtgtgtgtgaagcgctAACGCAAGCCAAGTTTCATACGCGAGGATGCAACAGTGAACCTCTTTATAACCCCTCACACACATTGTTACCCAGTTCTACCCTTGCAGACTCGGCATGCATTTTTACCTGTTCTGGTAGCTGAAGTAGGTGCCATCCCTGGAGATGGTACACAACTGTTTGCCATAGCAACACAGCGTCTGGGGTGAGAACTCGTACtgcggaaaaagaaaatcaacaaaagGTGTCATTGTGACAATAAGGATACACTAGAGACAAACTGGCAAATACAGGTAAAGATAAATGTGAACAGAAATGATGAATATagtaaaaatctttttttttctgtttagttCCTATCCTGTGTTGGCTCACCTTCCTGCCACAGCAGTAGCCGAGGCCCTGCATGACGGGGTCTATCTCGGCTTCGAACACTTCTGCCAGTTTGGTGCAGTACTTGTAGACACGGGATGTTTTGCGGTTGTACAGCCAGGCATTGTTGCACATGAGCCACACGTCGTCCACATACTGCCAAGGCTCCTGGTATTGACCTGTGTCCAGCTTGCGCTTGATGGTGGACAAGTCGATGGGATTCTTCACAATTTCAAAGTAGTCCTGTGGAGCATGAGAGAGTTGCAGGAGTTAGCAAATCATAATTGACAGTGTTTTCAGTTGGTTTTAAATGAGTGGAATACAGGTATCTGTGTTCATCGTGTTGGACACTTACAGGGATGCCCAGGAGCATGGGGTCCACAGGTTGTCTGAAGGGCAGCGACTCTGGGTCTTGTCTGTAGAGGGCCTCAAGTGTCGGCATTAGGGCTTGTCTCAGCTCCTCTGGCTTGAAAACTGGATAgacaataataatgtttttacaaaatcaaacacaaaaacatcatgCTAGTTTCAAGATTTCCACTCAAAGTCTTATCTTATACGCTGGTAAGTACGTTAAAAAATACGTTTTTAGTATATATATACGGATGAGATCTTACTTTTTTTGCGGTTCTGAGCGGTGGAGGTGGTTGATGTGCCGTTGGCcccactttcctcctcctctttgggTTCTGCCTTCATCTCCGGCTTCTTCTCAGTTTCCATTGGTTCCTGCTTTGGCTCTGCTGCGTCTGGTTCCTCCTTCTTCACCATTTGGGGTTTGGTTTCATCATCCTGCTTCACAAACACAACCATGGTTGAAAAGCTATACAACGATACTGAGGAAATCAAATATGTATCAAATATGTTTACTTAGAGGCACAACACTTCCCAAAGTCACAAGTACTTTCTTGGACATGAAATGTGGGCAGAACTGGTGTGATGTGGtgatcagtttggtttcttGTCTATTCTACACaagacaaatgtgtgtttttatttcaatttcttgCCTTAACAATCCCCTTCTTAACCAATTATAATCATTAGATACCCTTGTACAACTATGTACATACCTCCATTTTTACAATTATCTGCTTCTTCCCAGAGTTGCtgtcatcttcttcatcttttacttcaggtttgttttctgtgccaCCCATGTCAGGCAGAGCTTGCTGGGAGTTGAGCTCAGCCACAGAACCTGGGGTGGGCACTCGGTTATCTATACTGGCTGCCGCATGGGACAACtacaaagagaggagaaagaggataGTTTGATCACTGTAATgatcattcatacacatttgcgtttaacatttctttaaaatattgtttggtCAAAAGACCTTTCGCATTCAACAGGAAGTTAGCAACACAAGAGATACCGTTGCTTTAGGGGAAAACTACACTCACCGGGGTACTGGGGTGCTGTGCCTGCACTGAGGTGGGCTGCTGCATCTGGCTGGGGAGTTCAGGTTGGGGCTGCAGGGGCGTGTGTGGCTGGGATTGGTCAGGAGGTGTTCCCTTCACTGAGGGGGGACCAGGGAGGCTGGGTATGTGGGTTGGGGTGGAGGAGGGCCCACCCGTGGAGGCAGGGGTTGAGGGTCGCGTTGGCACCTTGGCCTGGGTGGGAGCATGGTGCTGCTgcaactgttgctgctgctgcaactgctgctgctgctgaggctgcaggctGGCAGAGGCATTGGGTGGAGGAGTTGCACGCAGGGTGGATTGGGCTGCAGGGCCACAGGGCAGTTGGGGGCCAAGGGAGCCCAGTGCATTCAGAGGGAGGTTAGAGTTCTGCGGCTGCTAGAACGAAGAGGGAGGCGCAGTtagcacaacaaaacacaccatCCATCCAGCATCCCACACGTTCAGCAGTGCACTGAACACACTAGGATCATACACATTTTCAGCATTTGTCTCAGAGCAATACAAGTGTCCTTACCTGTGCAGCCTGTGGTATAGGCTGGCCCAAGCCTACATTCACATTCAtggctccacctgctgctgcagctgcagctgcaggaaactggcCCTGTGGCAGGAACTGGCTCTGGTTGGCTGACTGAGCAACTATGTTATTCGAATGACCCCCCATCATTCCTTGTGTCTGAGGCATCCTCGACGGGGACATGCCCATctggaaaacagagaagagTTTAACTGAGAAATTATTGTTGCGGTAGCCATCTAGAATTCAACATCTGCACTGAATACACGTTCAGTGAAGGGGCTGCAGCTTACATGCACCACCACAACAATGATAATATACTAAAAACAGGCCTGTGGTTTCTACAAAGAGTCTGGTCAATCAAAACCTGGCAggtcaacaaatcaaaaagcCAGGGAGCATTATTAAATGGTTCTAAGCCAGGCCTTGGTTTCATTAGTGACAGGTAGGTGGCTGGTTTGTAAACAGATCAGGAGATGTGTCACAATTGATAATAATGCTTTAGTGTCAAAATGGttaacaaagaaagaaatgtcaaagaCAAAGGGGCATCTCACAatcaagagaaacaaaaaaataaagagaatggacaaataatgattgaaaaaaatggagcaaagaacaaaaaaacacctggGGACAACACAAACATGGTAATGTAACAGAGCTGCTCGACCCAacaacagatagacagagagagttaaaaataaattaggCAAAATCGAACCGGGGGAACGGAGCTCATGTTCATCTGCTGT from the Scophthalmus maximus strain ysfricsl-2021 chromosome 17, ASM2237912v1, whole genome shotgun sequence genome contains:
- the crebbpb gene encoding CREB binding protein b isoform X7 gives rise to the protein MGMPGAPFGQQYGQAGVQQMGAAGVNAQQLQNKTTLSNNLPQFPAELKVAGSLPNMSQTQMQQQVASVGMVPGAGGVSAGPTADPEKRKLIQQQLVLLLHAHKCQRREQANGEVRACTLPHCRTMKNVLNHMTHCQAGKSCQVAHCASSRQIISHWKNCTRHDCPVCLPLKNASDKRNQQPMLSSPGAGLQKAISAVGAGQPSATAINSAATHIDPSSMQRAYAALGLPYGNQSPAQVQGPGQQNPQGHQQLRNMNPLGTNQMNQMAGGMGVPSSDQTGMHSDSSLPSTLNNQLMPDGSVAGGMGNLPTATPLSASGVRKAWHEHVTQDLRTHLVHKLVQAIFPTPDPAALKDRRMENLVAYARKVEGDMYESANSRDEYYHFLAEKIYKIQKELEEKRRSRLQKQPCMVGSAGPQQPGMAQPNAMGPGQAVRPPNGPVPMPNMPNQIMNRMQVPQGINQFNPMAMQNAQMSQAPMGTRAPSPMSHPQQMNMSSVPPMGMSPSRMPQTQGMMGGHSNNIVAQSANQSQFLPQGQFPAAAAAAAGGAMNVNVGLGQPIPQAAQQPQNSNLPLNALGSLGPQLPCGPAAQSTLRATPPPNASASLQPQQQQQLQQQQQLQQHHAPTQAKVPTRPSTPASTGGPSSTPTHIPSLPGPPSVKGTPPDQSQPHTPLQPQPELPSQMQQPTSVQAQHPSTPLSHAAASIDNRVPTPGSVAELNSQQALPDMGGTENKPEVKDEEDDSNSGKKQIIVKMEQDDETKPQMVKKEEPDAAEPKQEPMETEKKPEMKAEPKEEEESGANGTSTTSTAQNRKKIFKPEELRQALMPTLEALYRQDPESLPFRQPVDPMLLGIPDYFEIVKNPIDLSTIKRKLDTGQYQEPWQYVDDVWLMCNNAWLYNRKTSRVYKYCTKLAEVFEAEIDPVMQGLGYCCGRKYEFSPQTLCCYGKQLCTISRDGTYFSYQNSSPKYGLIADRYHFCEKCFNEIQGNSVTLGDDPAQPQTMILKEQFEKKKNDSLDSEPFVECKDCGRKMHQICVLHYDVIWPSGFICDNCMKKSNKTRKENKFSAKRLQTTRLGTYIEDRVNKYLKRQNHPEAGEVFVRVVASSDKNVEIKPGMKSRFVDPGDMVETFPYRTKALFAFEEIDGVDVCFFGMHVQEYGSDCPFPNTRRVYISYLDSIHFFKPRLLRTAVYHEILIGYLEYVKKLGYQMGHIWACPPSEGDDYIFHCHPADQKIPKPKRLQEWYRKMLDKAFAERILHDYKDIFKQATEDRLTSANELPYFEGDFWPNVLEESIKELEQEEEERKKEENTASSEIPEGAQADTKNAKKKNNKKTNKNKSSISRANKKKPGMPNVANDLSQKLYATMEKHKEVFFVIHLHAGPAVNTLPPIMDPDPLLTCDLMDGRDAFLTLARDKHWEFSSLRRCKWSTMCMLVELHNQGQDRFVYTCNECKHHVETRWHCTVCEDYDLCINCYSIKGHEHQMVKWGLGLDDDSNGQGGEASKSPQESRRLSIQRCIQSLVHACQCRNANCSLPSCQKMKRVVQHTKGCKRKTNGGCPVCKQLIALCCYHAKHCQENKCPVPFCLNIKHKLRQQQLQHRLQQAQMMRRRMATMAGRGMPMPSPPTSAAPDTPNSMQQPNTPQTPQPMPNQPQQQQQQQPPNHANIAQGFPNNGRTSQPPTPVPQGKPGPQSSPLHQQQSPLPNMPHQQQPQPPQQQQQPLLAALKVAKQIEMVAKAKQQQQQQQQQNYVMNGIPMNHPRMMGPMQGQMQMMQGPRGPQVMQAMQQGQWGPGMQNPMQNPQGHPPQVPPQQGPMVPQQAQGAPMPQQGQLMQRPMMPQQQGLQMPGVMPPQGPSQQGMTPQQQNMPRGMPGNIAPSALQDLLRTLKSPSSPQQQQQVLNILKSNPHLMAAFIKQRTAKYQANQPQQQQQTQQQNPQAMLGSQAGMQAMAAIANQVQRPVMAPQQQPPQQAGPQSMASMGPQGQMMNAAQNGNPQLYRRQQLLRMQQQLQQQQQQQQQQQQQGGMPQSHGQFPQQQPGPASYSQLRMQQQMAMQGGGGPMGQLPPTSQMGQPGMGMEGPQNLLQQRMLQQQQQQQMLKQQMGSPAQANSMSPQPHMLQGQAQGGGHLPGQTMANSLGNQVRSPAPVQSPRPPSQQPPHSSPSPRIQPQPSPQHGALHSSSPHPSLGGPMSGSIEQGHMGTPEQSAMLPQLNTPNRGGLSNDMGMVGDTTGDTLEKFVEGL